tatatatatatatatatatatatatatataaaatgtcaaAAAGTTTTGGCAAGGTAACACTCATAACTATCATAACTTTTTCACAATTTCGTTGGTCAGAATCCAATGTAATGGACCTCCGCTGCCCTCTACTGTACACTAGAGGTATAACAACCTGACCTGGCTCTCAAATTAACAAGCGCTCCCGActtggtttccatggaaactgaACCATTACTCCAATTACCTGTGTTCCTGTCCAACTCCCGCCACCAAAAACTGACCCGAGCTGGCAAACTTCAGGCAGTTAACGAAACCCGGCTGAGACACACGGAAGCAGGAAATGCGTTAATGTGGGGACCAAACGTGCAGCTTTCGCTGCGGAAAAGACTCCATGTGCAATGGCTCACCACTGGAACGGAGAACAGAGGCTCCAGCCCTCGATAGTTGTGTCCACACTTCCATAACTGCACGTGTGAGTTGTGGGAACCTGCGTGGCGACGGACACAGATGAATAACACGTGTGTTTACGGTGTGGTGcatggaggtgatgatgaagctGGGAAGGGGTCTCACAGCCAGAGGCACCTGAGGCAACAGCGTCGGAGTTGTGAAGCGCAGCCACTGAAGACACCCAGTGAGGCTGCTCCAGCCCgcagtcgccatggcaaccgtgAGCCTGCTTCACCGTGGTAAGAGGCTTCTTCTTGTTGACACTCCAAAGACACACCGAGCTGAGGTGGGATGAGGAGGGAAGAAAGAGCAGCATGAGTATGAGAGAAACCGAAGACTATACAAGGCGGAGCAGTACCCGTCATCAGCGCCGGTGACCATGTGCTCCTCATTGATCAGTTGGATGCAGTCAATGGAACCCCTGTCAGAGAACGGTGTGCACGTTACTCCCTTTTCACCACGTCTGCTTGACATACGCGACATTAACCCACTGTCAAATCAGTTCTCAACAGGCTCATGAGTTGGTTAGCTGTGATGTTGCCGCTCTCTTCACAGTgagagaaatggctgaggctgCGGGACCATTGCGACCCGAAACGTCACAAGAACGCAACCATTTCACAGAGGACACATAGGTTTCACACCCCACTTTGAACATGCTAAATTCAAATCTTAAGTCTGTACCACAACTTACATGCGTTTTATATCTacttataataacaataacaacactaCAATCTGACTCGCATTTCTCCATCCGTACATCACATGGCAGCTAGAAAATAGTTGTGAGTTTCTTTTCACTACAGAAAAATAGTCATTTCACACAGATTTACAGTTTACCCATTTCAGCTTCTGGATCATTGGGAAAATGGAAGCTTCACTTGTCTATTGATTATCCACTAACCTTGACTGAAGCAGACACAAAATGTGAATTTTGCTTTTCTTACAATAACTGAAAGTAGGTGCTTCATTATTCATTATGTTGAAGAGCCATCGATAGACACCATAGGTGAGGACTGTGATGGAAGATCACCAAATCGCCTCATCATATTTGAGTGAATGTAAAACATAAGCGAGCAACTCACTCATGGCCATGAAAGACCAGTTGCGACTCTTCAGCGATCTTCCAAACCCTCACAGTTCTGTCACGACCGCCTGCGGTCACACAGCGCTCTCGACTGAGGCTGTCCAGCCCTGTGATGACGTCCTGATGTCCGAAACTAGAGAGTCACAACCGCAGAAAAGTTACATCTTACAGAAAGAAAAGGATGGTGCTGTTTGCTGAGGACTGGGGTGACAGCTACTCACAGCGTTTCCACATATGCATTTTCGTCCACGTTCCAAACTTTGATGGAGCGATCGTGAGAAGCGCTGTAGAGATCGTGGGTTCCCTTCCGGAAAGACAGACCCTAAAAAGCAAATGCAAAAGACTGTGAGGCAAGTGGACCAATGCGACTTGATTTGACTCCAGCACTCACCGACACTGGACCTTTGTGGCCGGTGAATTTGTACAGATGCTTGAGTGTGTCTGCCTCCCAAATCATGATCAGCTTGTTCATGTCACCGgtggcctgagatgaggtcaagATCAGTGTTACTGGGACTAAAAGTGATCTAGTGTTCTGCCAAATTATTCTTCTCAATGAGTCGCTGAACCACTAACACAATAGGGTCACACATGAATCTACAGCACCcaagtcaactttttttttaacaaataaatCAAAGCGGATTAAACTCATCTTTGCCTAACTGTCATAAATAAAGTcagaacaaatattttcagttcagAAATGAGACTCTTTTTTCCTCTTAAACTCACCAAGTATTTGCCATCCGAGGAAATGGCCATACACAGGACGTGGGCTGTGTGTCCCACGTGTCGGTCATCTGTGCCTTTTCTCCCACCATGTATCGTGTGGAGTTTCTTGCCAGTCGCAACATCCCCTGAAAATATGAATAGGAGGGAAATTACTGTCATTTCTTGGAGGAATTGGTTGGACATGGCAATCCAAGTACTCACACTTAATGATGGAGCAGTCCTTCGCTGCAGAGAAGATGCACTTGTCATCGGGGCTGATGACCAGACAGATGATGGGAAGTTTGTGTCCTTTGAAAAGACGGATTTCAGAGGAATCTGGTGGTAAAATCTAATACAGAAAAATCCACAGTCAATTCAGCAAAGTAACAGCGAACCACAGAGATTTGGATTCTTGTACGTACGTCTTTAGCTATAAGTCGCTGAAGTCTTCCCTTCTGTTCCAGCTGAGCGGAAACAAAGACCAAAACAGTGAGGCCAAACTGTACTTATTGTTCCCAACCCACAGAACATACCACTTCTTCTTGCAGTCTTCCAGCAATAAGGTCACTCTCAAACGTCTCCTCTTCTGCCTTGTTTTCTTCTGATttgggggggggaaaaaaggcagTTTGGTCAcacaattaattaatttattagAATTCCCTATAGATAAGTTAAATCAATCGGGTCCCTTACCTTCCTGCTTCAACTGTTCCAGGTAACGTTTGGCTAATCTGAGCTTCTTCTCCTGTGGTGTTTCATCAAAATCATCTTCCTCAGCCttctgcctcctcctgctcactATTGGTCTGTGGAACAAAACAGTATGTGTGAAGTCGAATTATAAGAGCTAAATGGGAGCCTGACTGGAAGCATGTCCCCACCCCTCCGTTTCAGAGTCACTAGAAATCTCTTCATTGTATTTGGAGCTGGATTTCTTCCCTCGTTGGGCGCCCTTTTCGCTCGTCTCCAAGTCTTTCTGTTCGGTGAAGATAAAATAACATTAGCGCAGGCTACAGGGCAGCAGACATTCTGGTTCCATCCCGGCTGACTTACTACACGTTTTGCGGCCGGCGTGGCCCTGACTTTCTTCGCCGGTTTGGTGTAATCTGCCTTTTTAACGAAAAATGATGACGCCATAGTGATAGATTCCACCTACTGCGAATAAAAGTTAGAtttacaccagcagcagcagcacgtcaaCAGTGCACCCACATGGGTTCTGCGCAACCGAACTTGCTAGTCAGCGTGGAAATCAGGGTAGAATTCTGATTGGTTGCAGACACAATTGTACCGCCTGTGACGCATTCACTGCAATTTCATTGGTCACAAAATAGTACAAACAAACGGAAACTGTACGACGACTAAAAACGTCCCTTAGGAAAAATAAACGTCGAATCTGAGTTCCGCACGTCATTGttgaaacaaaattaaaatataaaatcgtCTAAAGTGCGTATGCTGAATCAAATAGAGCGAGCGCCTCGCGTTTTACCCCCTACTGATCGTAACGAAGCATCACAAACGGCAGCCTTAGTTGAACCGGGATCTTGTACCGCTTTGCTGCAATACTACTAGCAGTTCCTCCCTCTACCTCGTAGTACTGGAACCAAGTGCATTTACTGCGAGCATTGTCATGCTCTCCAGCGCACAACATAGGTGATGTTTGAGTTGTTCGGTATGTTGTCGTGGTGCTATTCGACCATTTGCAGTAACGGCTTGTGAAGAAGGAACCGCGTCTAGACGTCACACTAGTATTTCAGGTGAACACATATATTGCATGCTTCTGTTTTCCAGTGACGCCGTTGGTcgaaaataaaacatgtgtgAATCCTCTCAGAAGACTGCAATGCCTCCCAAGAGAGAACGAGGGTCAGGAGAGGCCTCATCCGAGCCCCCACTAAGGATGATCAAGATCGGCGAAGAGGGACAGGATGTGGCCATAGACATCACGGAGGACAAGTTCAGGCTGGGAGAAGAGCAATACCGATACCAGTCTCATTTCTCCAACGATGAAGTGAGTCTTTCTGTCGCGTCACGTCGACCGTTTGTCTTCTTGACCTCGGTGTTTTgatcttagtttttttttatttcagcattCTATTGAGTATGATGACGAGCGCGAGTCAAGTCCGGGCATCAGAACGGACACTGTCAGTTTGCTCATGAAGATAGACCAACTCCAGGCGCAGCTCAAGTATGAACGAAGATGTCGACTTCTGGCTGAGAGGGAGCTCCGGGAGCTGAAAGGTAAGTCAGAGGAATGAACTGGACCAACTGGTGTGAATGGTTTACTGCACCACTTGTATTGTCAGGAGAACTGCAAGGATTGTcaagtgaaaatatcatctAAAAAGCGTAGTGCCAGATTGCTTCTCTGAGACTTAAATCGTTTCCTATAGAGTTTGCTCTACACAACTCAATATGTGtgtaattacagtggtacctcggttctcaaccacaatctgttccagacggccgttcgagaagcgatatGTTCGAAttccgaatcgatttttcccattacaatgaatggaaaaagaaataatgcgttccaagccttaaaatagtcttttgtaggagtgaatgtagagtgtctgctgcaggtgcgctgttcctctatgtgtgtggccgctgcatgtgggaggggttgccgagtgagtgacgtctctccagaagtgaagaggtgcccggtgcgtgtccagctctgaatgtgcgcttctgtgcagtttggctgtgacaaagtcataaaccaagtcacgctctgtcccagactctgcctcatccctgtcccagctccagcccacaacaggacatcaaaccctggagtgagcgctccagcctcggaggtgtggagagcgagcgcctcccctgtgactctctaccacagtccagtgcggagacaggaaaggttttacacctcaatatgaagaaaaaacagtcagtaaatgtagctaacaggacacgtctgcatacagaggctgcgttatacacaataacaaagcgcgtcgtgggtcagctgatcggtccgcacacgctatgtttttttccagcttttttcgggggcgttccagttctggatttttgttcgaactccgatttgttcctagtccgggacgttcgaaaaccgcggtaccactgtattaagaATATTCATACCTTGGAGGAAAAGACGTGCGTGTGGTACTGTACAATCTAGAACAGTGTTTGTTCTCATAATCCAACCTTGTTGTTTCATTGGTGCAGAGATGAACACGTTGATGTTGCAGATGAGACACACAGCCCACGAACTTCGAGTCACTTTGGGTAACGTCCTCCAAggagaagaccattcagtgacCCCGCCCAGCTCCCAAGATGATGTCAGCTCTTACATGGCAGAGCCGGAAACCGAAATCCGAACAATTCATCACCTCACGGGAGTAAGAGTGGCAGATAGGAAGTCTTTCGTAAACGCCTCCATCACATTAATCGCCAGATCTGCCTGCAGGAGGACCAAACCTTCATTTATCTCGCTGAAAACCTTCGAGTACCAAAAAGCCTTTATGAACGCATCGCAGAAATCTCCGACTACAAGAAGTACACGTCTgcgctgctgatgctgctgtttgACCGAGAGACCTTGGCCACGCACTCGCTCCAGGGCCGGAGGACCGCGAGCAATGGAGATGAAGGACACAAGCCCCAACTCCCGCCAGAGATTTTAACAAGCATAATTGGTAAGAtgggaaagaagaaaaataaatcacaacaaaagTTACTAATCATTCACCCAcaaaaaagatgtttttcagAACGGCGATATTATTTAATGTATGCGTTTCATCCCCAACAATCTACACATGAATTTATCTCTGAAATATTAAGTTGGAATCATACACCATGTACATAGaagctgaaacagaatgtttttcagtttcagattTCTATTGGTTATTCGTTTCTTTCTCCAGTAGGTGTCACCATGAATGCAGGTCTGCAGGTGATGTCAAGGACTGTGAGCTACAGTCGGAGTAGTCTCAGATCTATGCTCAGGAATGGTTTTGAGGAAGGTTTTAAGAGATGTGTTGAGCTACAGACATTTATTTGCCTCGAAGCCCAAGATAACTGCTGACGGAACTCTCGCTTCTTCATGAGATTAGCATCTTCTAAAATCCATTCTTTTGCTTCCGCTTCCAGAACACGTGGCAGTGAAGTTCGGTGTTGACGACAGCCAAATCAAAACCACAATCCGGACAAAATTGAATAATGAGGACAAATTATTGAAGAAGAGATTGGGGTTGAGTAAGCCTGAAAACAAACACGTGATGGATCAGAACCCGCTCCAAATGGATCCACTTCCGGATAAGATGATGTGATTTGATCAAGTTTACCAAGCAGTTTCCAAACCTGTATCTCACTGTGTATTATGTGTTTGGTATGTGGACTTTGTGGTTATGAAACCAAGGAgttaaaacacttttttgtcATGCTGCTCAGTTTTACAAATTTATAACCTTGGATTTCTAgcaatattttatgtttttcaaaagcagaTCTTTCTGGCCACTTTAGACTGTTTCTGAAACTCGTCTTTGTAGTTCATGTGCTGCTGTGGACACTTTTTCAAAGGTTGTTATTTCCAGTACAGATGATACTTGGTGAAAATATAACAGCTTCATTAACAACTGCTTGCAGGTTGAATTATAGAGAAATGTAAAATGGTAGTCAAGTTACATGGTGTGTTTGCAGTTTCCCTAGACACATTTAATCATGAAATAACGTTCATTTTTACAACACTTACAATGATAATTTCTCACAACAGAGCTGTGTTCATGAAAAGTTAAaaagtgaattttaaaaaatcaaatgtaagtCAAACGTGACTGTGTCATTGAAAATACGAATTTGttatttaagtatttatttACAGCTACCATTTACTTCACCAGTTGATGGCTTATATTGTATatcaaaaatgttgaaaatgataAACAATAGAAATTAAAGTTCTGTATTAAAGCCAAACTTTTCATTTTATGCTTTTTCCCTTTAAATGAGTTTAATATATGGCCACTCCTTGTTTGTCCCACACAAGCACGTTATTTAATTGTGTTAAATAGTTTTCCTGTTATAAAACTATAAGTGTATAAAAACTATAATAAGAACACGCCTAGTCCCGCCTTTGACCAGAATGCGACGACCCTATTGGTCACAGGCGAAATATTTGATAAGCGGAAAGTGTTCGCCGGTAAATTACTTCCCTCGGGAAAAATGCAGCTCACATTTGTTCCGCTTTaaactaaaacaaataaatatgaaaaagaacTGTTGTGATTTATGCACGGCGACTCCACTGGtgctaaataatcaaaaacacGATTATTCTACCTGTTTCCAAGTGTGACAGGGAGTCGCTCATCCAAAAAAAGAGCCGTCATTCAACCAGAATACATGGTACTGCGATACTGCAGTAGTACTTCAACTTCCTCCATCACGCAGTATTTCTATATACCGCCTTGTCTTTGTCCACATCGATACCATTCAGACCCGAGCATCCTAAATGGGTAGGTATTGCTTCAAAACCTTGGAGTAACtcatctgttgtgagacggaaGGTTGTTGGCGAATTGGTCCAACAATAATTGGTTGAATTGGACGGAGTCCGACTATGTTACGTCTGCAATTTCTAGACACCATGATAGTGACTTGTTGAAAAGTTTTGTTCACTGAAAATGCCCATCAGATTTCCGAGACGTTTCGACGGCACGAAAAAGGGACAGAGATGCAGCTTCCTCTACCTCGGATCCCCCGTTGAAGATGATACGGATCGGAGACGACGGACTGGAGGTCGGTGTCGAGAAGTTCCGGACGGGCGAGGGTCACGGATTCCCCTCGCCTTTTCACAACATTGAGGTATCGGAATCCACCGTGAGGCTCCGATCAATTTGATAGTGTGTAAGTCGTAAGACAGTGGCGTCAACTCACTGTTTTCAGTCTGATACCAACGAGTACAACGAAGAACGAGCAGCAAGTCCAGTGAGGACGGACACCATCAGTCTTCTCATGAAAATAAACCAACTGCAGGCACAGCTGAAATATGAACGTCGATGTAGACTTCTGGCCGAGAGAGAGCTGAGTGAACTGAAGGGTGagtggggattttttttctcaaatacaCAAATgcttttcagtgtgtttttaagcattttaaaactgaagtTTTCCCTGTGGACCCTTGTCTCTGTATACTTGCCAGATAGTTTCCAACCTTTACATTTTGTCACAATCATTTATtgtaaaatgtctttttctATCTCAACAATTCATTGAATTAATTTCAACATTTAGTTGCTTTGTCTGTCAGATGATGAAGGGTTGCTTCCTAATACTGTGTTTTTGACATCTCTACAGAGAAAAACAACCTGGTGATGGAGATGAGACACACAGCTCATGAGCTACGCGTTGTTCTGGACCATGTTCTCCAAGGTGGACAGCAGTGTCTGGAACCACAGAGCTCTCAAGAAGATGGCGGCTCTTTCATGACAGACGCTGACGTTGGGATGAGGACGATACACCAAATTCCAGAGGTCggggttcattttttttaacatctctTCGCCTCATATGCTTGGAATTTACTTGGTAACTGTCACCAGCAGGACGATGACATCGTGTACCTGGCTGAGAATCTCCGGGTACCCAAGAGCCTTTACGACCGCATCGCAGAAATGTCCGACTATAAGAAGTACACGTCTgcgctgctgatgctgctgttcGACAGAGAGACCCTGGCCACGCACTCGCTCCAGGGCCGACGGTCGTCTCACGCCGGAGACGACGGACACAAGCCGCAACTTCCACCTGAGATCCTGACCAGTCTAATAGGTGAGAATTCAGAATTCAATTCCCTTTTGTTTGATGGCGACTGTAGCGAAAATCACTGCTGGCAAATGCACAACTCCATTATCATTTCTCTCGCGTTGGTTTCTACGGTGTGATCTTTGAAAAGAAACGTGTTTCGTTTCAGAGCATGTGGCCCTCAGGTTCGGCGTCGATTGCAGCCAAATCAAAACAGCTATCCGGACTAAGTTAAACAACGAGGACAAGCTGCTGAAGAAGAGACTGGGTCTGGATCGGGCCGAAAACAAACATTCAGCAGAACACAATGTGTTTCAAAATTCTGTGATGTAACCTGTTTTCCTCATATTTCAACTCAATTCACATCGATGGTGTTTTGCTGTTTCTTTCTACTAATTTACAAAGGAAGTGCTTCACCTCTATTTTGTATTCTGGTGGTTTTTTGTAATTTAGCAAGGTCAGTTTTTATTCTGATAGGTACTAATATGTAATAGAACGTTTGCCTTgcgatcattttttttttaacaataaaaaggTTTTTGTAACGTATGTAAAGTTTGGACTCATTTTCAAGTTATTCGATCAATGTTTTCCACCATAATCCTGTGCATTTGATCAAATTATATCCCGAAAAACACCAACAGTGGTGAGTTTTGGTGGTAAACTCATCGGATGCGGTAGAAATGGGAAGCGATCTCTGCACCGGCGTCTCATCGGAAGAGGTCAGATTCTGAAATGCTGTTATAGCTTctcaccactagaggtcactgcTAGGTTTCTCCTCAACGTTGTAAGCGCATCTAAGAAAATCCCAACTAATAGATCGGTTTAAACGTCTTGTCACGTTCTGTTcgaaaccgtcatgttcatatTTTGTCTTGCCAAGCGACCCGTAGCTGTGGTTCTAAAGGGCCATTACCCCTGGGCTGCTGTCTCCTcctctggagctggagtcaGGTGGGTTGTTCCCCGGGGGCAGCGCTTCAGCCCcgcgtccctcctcctcccggTCTCTTCCTTTCAGCATCCAAGTTCAGAGTCAACATTCTGGGGACAACATTTGTGGGATTTGGGATGGAACCATGACCCAGCCATGGAGATGACGTGGAACCATCAAGGCAGACCGTTGGGTTGCATCCATGGACTCACTTCAACACCGATTGGtttgtctgtttatttctcattttattttttaagatcCATTACAGCGATTCTGTATATTGGCGAGAAATGCTAAAGTAAT
Above is a window of Synchiropus splendidus isolate RoL2022-P1 chromosome 6, RoL_Sspl_1.0, whole genome shotgun sequence DNA encoding:
- the rrp9 gene encoding U3 small nucleolar RNA-interacting protein 2 isoform X1, which produces MASSFFVKKADYTKPAKKVRATPAAKRVKDLETSEKGAQRGKKSSSKYNEEISSDSETEGPIVSRRRQKAEEDDFDETPQEKKLRLAKRYLEQLKQEEENKAEEETFESDLIAGRLQEEVLEQKGRLQRLIAKDILPPDSSEIRLFKGHKLPIICLVISPDDKCIFSAAKDCSIIKWDVATGKKLHTIHGGRKGTDDRHVGHTAHVLCMAISSDGKYLATGDMNKLIMIWEADTLKHLYKFTGHKGPVSGLSFRKGTHDLYSASHDRSIKVWNVDENAYVETLFGHQDVITGLDSLSRERCVTAGGRDRTVRVWKIAEESQLVFHGHEGSIDCIQLINEEHMVTGADDGSVCLWSVNKKKPLTTVKQAHGCHGDCGLEQPHWVSSVAALHNSDAVASGASGCSHNSHVQLWKCGHNYRGLEPLFSVPVPGFVNCLKFASSGQFLVAGVGQEHRLGRWWRLKEAKNGIYVIPLKRKPPQEEASTKE
- the rrp9 gene encoding U3 small nucleolar RNA-interacting protein 2 isoform X2, whose translation is MASSFFVKKADYTKPAKKVRATPAAKRVKDLETSEKGAQRGKKSSSKYNEEISSDSETEGPIVSRRRQKAEEDDFDETPQEKKLRLAKRYLEQLKQEEENKAEEETFESDLIAGRLQEEVLEQKGRLQRLIAKDILPPDSSEIRLFKGHKLPIICLVISPDDKCIFSAAKDCSIIKWDVATGKKLHTIHGGRKGTDDRHVGHTAHVLCMAISSDGKYLATGDMNKLIMIWEADTLKHLYKFTGHKGPVSGLSFRKGTHDLYSASHDRSIKVWNVDENAYVETLFGHQDVITGLDSLSRERCVTAGGRDRTVRVWKIAEESQLVFHGHEGSIDCIQLINEEHMVTGADDGSVCLWSVNKKKPLTTVKQAHGCHGDCGLEQPHWVSSVAALHNSDAVASGSHNSHVQLWKCGHNYRGLEPLFSVPVPGFVNCLKFASSGQFLVAGVGQEHRLGRWWRLKEAKNGIYVIPLKRKPPQEEASTKE
- the LOC128761200 gene encoding uncharacterized protein LOC128761200 isoform X1 → MCESSQKTAMPPKRERGSGEASSEPPLRMIKIGEEGQDVAIDITEDKFRLGEEQYRYQSHFSNDEHSIEYDDERESSPGIRTDTVSLLMKIDQLQAQLKYERRCRLLAERELRELKEMNTLMLQMRHTAHELRVTLGNVLQGEDHSVTPPSSQDDVSSYMAEPETEIRTIHHLTGEDQTFIYLAENLRVPKSLYERIAEISDYKKYTSALLMLLFDRETLATHSLQGRRTASNGDEGHKPQLPPEILTSIIDFRDVSTARKRDRDAASSTSDPPLKMIRIGDDGLEVGVEKFRTGEGHGFPSPFHNIESDTNEYNEERAASPVRTDTISLLMKINQLQAQLKYERRCRLLAERELSELKEKNNLVMEMRHTAHELRVVLDHVLQGGQQCLEPQSSQEDGGSFMTDADVGMRTIHQIPEQDDDIVYLAENLRVPKSLYDRIAEMSDYKKYTSALLMLLFDRETLATHSLQGRRSSHAGDDGHKPQLPPEILTSLIEHVALRFGVDCSQIKTAIRTKLNNEDKLLKKRLGLDRAENKHSAEHNVFQNSVM
- the LOC128761200 gene encoding uncharacterized protein LOC128761200 isoform X2, with the protein product MCESSQKTAMPPKRERGSGEASSEPPLRMIKIGEEGQDVAIDITEDKFRLGEEQYRYQSHFSNDEHSIEYDDERESSPGIRTDTVSLLMKIDQLQAQLKYERRCRLLAERELRELKEMNTLMLQMRHTAHELRVTLGNVLQGEDHSVTPPSSQDDVSSYMAEPETEIRTIHHLTGEDQTFIYLAENLRVPKSLYERIAEISDYKKYTSALLMLLFDRETLATHSLQGRRTASNGDEGHKPQLPPEILTSIIDFRDVSTARKRDRDAASSTSDPPLKMIRIGDDGLEVGVEKFRTGEGHGFPSPFHNIESDTNEYNEERAASPVRTDTISLLMKINQLQAQLKYERRCRLLAERELSELKEKNNLVMEMRHTAHELRVVLDHVLQGGQQCLEPQSSQEDGGSFMTDADVGMRTIHQIPEDDDIVYLAENLRVPKSLYDRIAEMSDYKKYTSALLMLLFDRETLATHSLQGRRSSHAGDDGHKPQLPPEILTSLIEHVALRFGVDCSQIKTAIRTKLNNEDKLLKKRLGLDRAENKHSAEHNVFQNSVM
- the LOC128761200 gene encoding uncharacterized protein LOC128761200 isoform X3, which codes for MPPKRERGSGEASSEPPLRMIKIGEEGQDVAIDITEDKFRLGEEQYRYQSHFSNDEHSIEYDDERESSPGIRTDTVSLLMKIDQLQAQLKYERRCRLLAERELRELKEMNTLMLQMRHTAHELRVTLGNVLQGEDHSVTPPSSQDDVSSYMAEPETEIRTIHHLTGEDQTFIYLAENLRVPKSLYERIAEISDYKKYTSALLMLLFDRETLATHSLQGRRTASNGDEGHKPQLPPEILTSIIDFRDVSTARKRDRDAASSTSDPPLKMIRIGDDGLEVGVEKFRTGEGHGFPSPFHNIESDTNEYNEERAASPVRTDTISLLMKINQLQAQLKYERRCRLLAERELSELKEKNNLVMEMRHTAHELRVVLDHVLQGGQQCLEPQSSQEDGGSFMTDADVGMRTIHQIPEQDDDIVYLAENLRVPKSLYDRIAEMSDYKKYTSALLMLLFDRETLATHSLQGRRSSHAGDDGHKPQLPPEILTSLIEHVALRFGVDCSQIKTAIRTKLNNEDKLLKKRLGLDRAENKHSAEHNVFQNSVM